A region from the Beduinella massiliensis genome encodes:
- a CDS encoding BMP family protein — protein sequence MMKKIACLLALVLCAALLASAALAEGTVKMAIVYSNTIDDQGWCQSMDSGVKAAAEALKEQGTTLEYTPVESILPADGPATVRQLVGQGYDLIVCHGAQFKNAVTDVAEEYEDVAFAYGTSGEIEGDNIFTYMPQSEETGYLNGLVAGMSTQSNKVGLVGPVDGGDAYRYIRGFKLGVQAVNPDAQLLIAFTNSFDDTVGAGELAASFIDAGADVLAGASQQALGALRVVAEHKDENIWWVAQEFGQMEGAEGFKTISAAAYDYSAVILTLVERMQSGVLGGECIPLNYNNAGFRYQFNEENPMATDEVKTAVEAALAELTAQAGSAAVANFADVAVQ from the coding sequence ATGATGAAAAAAATCGCTTGCCTGCTCGCGCTCGTGCTGTGCGCGGCCCTGCTCGCCTCCGCCGCGCTCGCGGAGGGTACCGTTAAGATGGCGATCGTTTACTCCAACACCATCGACGATCAGGGCTGGTGCCAGTCCATGGACTCTGGCGTAAAGGCGGCCGCCGAAGCCCTGAAGGAACAGGGAACGACGCTTGAATACACGCCCGTCGAGAGCATCCTGCCCGCCGACGGCCCCGCGACGGTGCGCCAGCTCGTCGGCCAAGGCTATGACCTCATCGTCTGCCACGGCGCACAGTTCAAGAACGCCGTGACCGACGTCGCCGAGGAATATGAGGACGTCGCCTTCGCCTACGGCACCTCCGGCGAAATCGAGGGCGACAATATTTTCACCTATATGCCCCAGTCCGAGGAGACCGGCTATCTGAACGGCCTGGTTGCAGGCATGAGCACCCAGTCGAACAAGGTAGGCCTCGTCGGCCCCGTGGACGGCGGCGATGCCTATCGCTACATCCGCGGCTTCAAGCTCGGCGTGCAGGCCGTCAACCCCGACGCACAGCTCCTCATCGCCTTCACCAACAGCTTTGACGACACCGTCGGCGCGGGCGAGCTCGCCGCTTCCTTCATCGACGCGGGCGCGGACGTGCTGGCCGGCGCCTCTCAGCAGGCGCTGGGTGCTCTGCGCGTGGTCGCCGAGCATAAGGACGAGAACATCTGGTGGGTCGCGCAGGAATTCGGCCAGATGGAAGGCGCCGAGGGCTTCAAGACCATCTCCGCCGCCGCGTACGACTATTCCGCGGTCATCCTGACGCTCGTGGAGCGCATGCAGTCCGGCGTGCTGGGCGGCGAGTGCATCCCGCTCAACTACAACAACGCGGGCTTCCGTTATCAGTTCAACGAGGAAAACCCGATGGCGACCGACGAAGTAAAGACGGCCGTCGAGGCCGCCCTCGCCGAGCTGACCGCGCAGGCGGGCAGCGCCGCCGTCGCGAACTTCGCAGACGTGGCCGTGCAATAA
- a CDS encoding ATP-binding cassette domain-containing protein: MLSSAQPIVSLRVEHITKRFPGLVALSDVSLSVGKGEVLALVGENGAGKTTLMNILMGLYTPDEGKIYINDREVSFRSPNDAFACGIGMVHQQYMLVPSLTVTENVALGMKQLQTGEESAIHRLLGHVNVRTSEVRSRILEVSERYGLAVDPDAYVWQLSVGEQQRVELVKTLCFGARFLILDEPTSALTPQETDELIALLSRMSKELSIIFISHKLQEVKSLSSKVAILRGGKVVFTGNTKDHSSGDIAALMTGHEVFLPVNKAASTPGAVMLEVRDLCVRGDRGNLALDHLSLSVRAGEIVGLAGVSGNGQRELAEALTGLRAVESGEIRFDGENITGKTPQQIIERGVGYVPEERNVEGIVPGMSIRENLILKDAAKPPFSRCRFMRFGVVERSAEKLRERFDIRCSSVGVAAGSLSGGNIQKVILAREISRDPKFLIAVYPIRGLDMGAAEFIHHQLLALRERGVGILLISEELEEIMNLSDRIAVIFKGQVQRMLGRDEATQRKLGILMAGVKENEAF; this comes from the coding sequence ATGCTCTCATCCGCACAGCCCATCGTCAGCCTGCGCGTCGAACACATTACCAAGCGTTTTCCCGGCCTCGTCGCGCTGAGCGACGTATCGCTCAGCGTCGGCAAGGGCGAAGTGCTCGCGCTCGTCGGTGAAAACGGCGCGGGAAAGACGACGCTGATGAACATCCTCATGGGCCTATATACCCCTGACGAAGGCAAAATCTACATCAACGACCGCGAGGTCTCCTTCCGCTCTCCCAACGACGCGTTCGCCTGCGGCATCGGCATGGTGCACCAACAGTACATGCTCGTGCCCAGCCTCACCGTCACGGAGAACGTGGCGCTCGGCATGAAGCAGCTGCAAACCGGCGAGGAGAGCGCGATTCATCGCCTGCTCGGGCACGTGAACGTGCGCACATCCGAGGTGCGTTCGCGCATCCTCGAGGTATCCGAGCGCTATGGGCTGGCCGTCGACCCCGACGCCTATGTGTGGCAGCTCTCCGTCGGCGAGCAGCAGCGCGTGGAGCTGGTGAAGACGCTGTGCTTCGGCGCGCGCTTCCTCATCTTGGACGAGCCGACGAGCGCCCTCACCCCCCAGGAGACGGACGAGCTCATCGCGCTGCTCTCGCGCATGTCCAAGGAGCTGTCGATCATCTTCATCAGCCACAAGCTGCAGGAGGTCAAGAGCCTCTCCAGCAAGGTCGCCATCCTGCGCGGCGGCAAGGTCGTCTTCACGGGCAACACGAAGGACCATTCCTCCGGCGACATCGCCGCGCTCATGACCGGCCACGAGGTCTTCCTGCCGGTCAACAAGGCCGCGTCCACCCCCGGAGCGGTGATGCTAGAGGTCCGGGATCTCTGCGTGCGCGGCGACCGGGGCAACCTTGCCCTAGATCACCTTTCGCTCAGCGTGCGCGCGGGCGAAATCGTGGGGCTTGCGGGTGTTTCGGGCAACGGCCAGCGCGAACTGGCCGAGGCGCTGACAGGCCTTCGCGCGGTCGAAAGCGGCGAAATCCGCTTTGACGGGGAAAACATCACGGGCAAGACGCCCCAGCAGATCATCGAGCGGGGAGTCGGCTACGTGCCGGAGGAGCGGAACGTCGAAGGTATCGTCCCCGGCATGTCCATACGCGAAAACCTCATCTTAAAGGACGCGGCCAAGCCGCCGTTCAGCCGCTGCCGTTTTATGCGCTTCGGCGTGGTAGAGCGGAGTGCCGAAAAGCTGCGCGAGCGCTTCGACATCCGCTGCTCCAGCGTCGGCGTCGCCGCGGGCTCGCTTTCCGGCGGCAATATTCAAAAGGTTATCCTCGCGCGCGAAATCTCCCGCGACCCGAAATTCCTGATCGCCGTCTACCCCATCCGCGGGCTCGACATGGGCGCGGCGGAGTTCATTCATCACCAACTGCTCGCGCTGCGCGAGCGCGGCGTCGGCATTCTGCTCATTTCGGAAGAGCTCGAGGAGATCATGAACCTTTCGGACCGCATCGCGGTCATCTTCAAGGGCCAGGTGCAGCGTATGCTGGGCCGCGACGAGGCCACGCAGCGCAAGCTCGGCATTCTGATGGCGGGAGTGAAAGAAAATGAAGCATTTTAA
- a CDS encoding ABC transporter permease subunit, with amino-acid sequence MKHFKLYYKLAIIALATIATFAVSALILTVLGANVLDTFYVIFVYPLTNLINFSEVINRMTPLCIVALGICVAYRSGIINIGGEGQMTVGLLLTIVVILFTDLPRPVIVPLALLCGIAGGALWGFVPGALKAKFGVSELLSTVMLNYIAAQIYAYCLRVPLLDPTVVGGAGDPQTMKLAKTAWLSKLNGWIPRTSMHTGIFIALGLAVLIYLFMWRTSFGYKMRAAGSSERAARYGGINVSKYLVLAMLISGGCAGLAGAIEVMGVHHRGVMSITGGYGFSGIVVALFGGLHPAGIIPAAFLFGLLQYGASALQIMGIPVPSNMVDVLQGIVILVIVATKMILQNPYLMDRARRRVESMLCRKAGA; translated from the coding sequence ATGAAGCATTTTAAGCTCTACTACAAGCTCGCGATCATCGCGTTGGCGACGATCGCGACGTTCGCCGTCAGCGCCCTCATCCTCACCGTGCTCGGCGCGAACGTGCTGGATACGTTCTACGTCATCTTCGTCTACCCGCTCACGAACCTCATCAACTTCAGCGAGGTCATCAACCGCATGACGCCGCTGTGCATCGTCGCGCTGGGCATCTGCGTCGCCTACCGCAGCGGCATCATCAACATCGGCGGCGAGGGGCAGATGACGGTCGGCCTGCTGCTCACCATCGTCGTGATCCTCTTTACCGACCTGCCGCGCCCGGTCATCGTGCCTCTGGCGCTGCTGTGCGGCATCGCGGGCGGCGCGCTGTGGGGCTTCGTGCCCGGCGCGCTCAAGGCGAAGTTCGGCGTCAGCGAGCTGCTTTCCACCGTCATGCTCAATTACATCGCCGCGCAGATTTACGCCTACTGCCTGCGCGTGCCGCTGCTCGACCCTACGGTCGTAGGCGGCGCGGGCGACCCGCAGACGATGAAGCTGGCGAAGACCGCATGGCTGAGCAAGCTGAACGGCTGGATCCCGCGCACCTCCATGCACACGGGTATTTTCATCGCGCTGGGACTCGCGGTGCTGATCTACCTGTTCATGTGGCGCACGTCGTTCGGCTATAAGATGCGTGCTGCGGGCTCCTCCGAGCGGGCGGCCCGCTACGGCGGCATCAACGTCTCCAAGTACCTCGTGCTCGCCATGCTCATTTCCGGCGGCTGCGCAGGGCTTGCCGGGGCGATCGAGGTCATGGGTGTGCACCATCGCGGCGTCATGTCCATTACCGGCGGCTACGGCTTCTCCGGCATCGTGGTGGCGCTCTTTGGCGGCCTGCACCCGGCGGGCATCATCCCCGCCGCATTTCTGTTCGGCCTCCTGCAGTACGGCGCGAGCGCCCTTCAGATCATGGGCATTCCCGTCCCCTCCAACATGGTGGACGTGCTGCAGGGCATCGTGATCCTCGTCATCGTAGCCACCAAGATGATCCTGCAAAACCCCTATCTGATGGACCGCGCGCGCAGGCGCGTCGAATCGATGCTTTGCAGAAAGGCAGGTGCGTAA
- a CDS encoding ABC transporter permease subunit, translating to MDFVVSFITLGIPFSTALLLAALGETVNQRAGIFNLGCEGIMAMGAFVGMLVPFAIGGSAELPLYVNLLGLAAAAATGALLGLLFGVVVITFGAPQGIAGIGMQLFGTGLAGTLFRHFVGGSRGISGIKDAAIPLLSDIPVLGKMFFRCNPLVYFAFLMVPVTHYILYKTPWGLRIRACGTSPRAADSIGIGVSRTRFEALAFGGAMAGLAGAYLSVCQAKMFTDTLISGRGFIAVALVYFGHWQPVRVMLGALLFSLAQSLQIAVQTYGLASFPYEFLVMLPYALVIVVLIFVRKSAQLGPAMLGKPFNREMRT from the coding sequence ATGGACTTTGTCGTCAGCTTCATCACCCTGGGCATTCCCTTCTCCACCGCCCTGCTGCTCGCCGCGCTGGGTGAAACCGTAAATCAGCGCGCCGGTATCTTCAACCTCGGCTGTGAGGGCATCATGGCGATGGGCGCCTTCGTCGGCATGCTCGTGCCCTTCGCCATAGGCGGCTCTGCGGAGCTGCCGCTCTACGTCAATCTGCTCGGCCTTGCGGCCGCCGCGGCGACGGGCGCGCTGCTGGGCCTGCTCTTCGGCGTCGTCGTCATCACATTCGGCGCGCCGCAGGGCATCGCGGGCATCGGCATGCAGCTGTTCGGCACCGGCCTTGCGGGCACGCTCTTTCGCCACTTCGTCGGCGGCTCGCGCGGCATTTCGGGCATCAAGGACGCCGCCATTCCCCTTCTCAGCGACATTCCCGTGCTGGGCAAGATGTTCTTTCGCTGCAATCCGCTCGTCTACTTCGCCTTTCTGATGGTGCCCGTCACGCATTACATTCTCTACAAGACCCCCTGGGGGCTGCGCATCCGCGCCTGCGGCACCTCCCCGCGCGCGGCGGATTCCATCGGCATCGGCGTCTCCCGCACGCGCTTTGAGGCGCTGGCCTTCGGCGGGGCGATGGCGGGGCTCGCGGGCGCGTACCTCTCCGTCTGCCAGGCGAAGATGTTCACCGATACCCTGATCTCCGGCCGTGGCTTCATCGCCGTCGCGCTGGTCTACTTCGGCCATTGGCAGCCGGTGCGCGTCATGCTGGGCGCGCTGCTCTTCTCGCTCGCGCAGAGCCTGCAAATCGCGGTGCAGACCTATGGGCTGGCGAGCTTCCCCTACGAATTTCTCGTCATGCTCCCCTACGCGCTGGTCATCGTGGTGCTCATCTTCGTGCGCAAAAGCGCGCAGCTCGGGCCCGCGATGCTGGGCAAACCCTTCAACCGCGAAATGCGCACCTGA
- a CDS encoding HAD-IA family hydrolase: protein MKKIKAVLFDMDGLLVDSERLGIYVSIQAGREMGFPVTEELAREMLGITSAQSRAKYQAAFPSMDMDAFQALFMRHMESAVERGEVRAMPGARELLAFLRARRMPCVVASSTDKQRVLKRLSCAGLEGLFDGYVTGDMVSRSKPDPEIFLRAAAYAGEDIADCLVLEDSVNGIRAGRASGARVVMVPDVIPYGDALAPYCDRVEKSLLDVKKLLEETDCVL from the coding sequence ATGAAGAAGATCAAAGCGGTGCTCTTCGACATGGACGGCCTGCTGGTGGACAGCGAGAGGCTGGGCATTTACGTGTCGATACAGGCGGGGAGGGAGATGGGCTTTCCGGTGACGGAGGAGCTCGCGCGGGAAATGCTGGGCATTACGAGCGCCCAGAGCCGCGCAAAGTATCAGGCCGCGTTTCCCAGTATGGACATGGACGCCTTTCAAGCGCTGTTCATGCGGCACATGGAGAGCGCTGTCGAGCGCGGCGAGGTAAGGGCCATGCCGGGCGCGCGGGAGCTGCTCGCGTTTTTGCGCGCACGCCGGATGCCCTGCGTCGTTGCATCTTCTACGGATAAGCAGCGCGTGCTGAAGAGGCTTTCGTGCGCAGGACTGGAAGGCCTGTTTGACGGTTATGTGACGGGCGACATGGTATCGCGCTCTAAGCCCGATCCAGAGATTTTTCTGCGCGCTGCTGCGTACGCGGGCGAGGACATCGCGGATTGCCTCGTGCTGGAGGACTCGGTAAACGGAATCAGGGCGGGACGCGCTTCCGGCGCAAGGGTCGTCATGGTGCCGGACGTGATTCCCTACGGCGACGCGCTGGCGCCCTACTGCGACCGGGTAGAAAAGAGCCTGCTGGACGTGAAAAAGCTGCTCGAAGAGACGGACTGCGTCTTGTAA
- a CDS encoding MBL fold metallo-hydrolase → MNFTILGSGGCVSTPRPLCTCPVCEQARRLGPPYARCGCCLYIEDAQAIVDTPEDVCAALNRGGVRAVNRILYSHADPDHTMGMRVLEQLRLDWLAESTGSRMKEPIEVVALPRVVDDLRAQATCYGSMLAYYEQKGLARLNACTQVQMDGVRATLVPVDETGRVTVFVFEQAGRRLVYAPCDVKPFPSSPLFEGADCLVVGNTVIGDVLKDGFVLGAENPLRQELFTLEEIVCLKERLQIPDVVMTHLEEDWGKSYDDYRALEASYPGIRFAYDGMRIEL, encoded by the coding sequence ATGAACTTTACGATACTGGGTTCAGGCGGCTGCGTGAGCACGCCCAGACCGCTGTGTACCTGCCCTGTCTGCGAACAGGCAAGGCGGCTGGGGCCGCCCTATGCGCGCTGCGGATGCTGCCTTTACATCGAGGACGCTCAGGCAATCGTGGATACGCCGGAGGACGTATGTGCAGCGCTGAATCGCGGCGGCGTGCGGGCTGTGAACCGCATCCTCTACAGCCACGCCGATCCTGATCATACGATGGGCATGCGCGTGCTGGAGCAGCTCCGGCTGGACTGGCTCGCGGAATCGACCGGCAGCAGGATGAAGGAACCCATTGAGGTCGTAGCTCTGCCGCGGGTGGTGGACGACCTGCGCGCACAGGCTACCTGTTATGGCTCGATGCTTGCATATTACGAGCAAAAGGGACTCGCGCGGTTGAACGCCTGCACGCAGGTGCAGATGGACGGTGTGCGGGCGACGCTTGTGCCGGTGGACGAAACGGGGCGAGTGACGGTTTTTGTCTTTGAACAGGCGGGGCGCAGGCTCGTTTACGCCCCGTGCGACGTAAAGCCGTTCCCGAGCTCGCCGCTCTTTGAAGGAGCGGACTGCCTCGTCGTCGGAAACACGGTCATCGGCGACGTGCTGAAGGACGGGTTCGTGCTCGGCGCGGAGAATCCGCTCAGGCAGGAGCTGTTCACGCTGGAGGAAATCGTGTGCCTCAAGGAGCGGCTTCAGATTCCCGACGTCGTCATGACGCATCTGGAAGAGGACTGGGGTAAGTCCTACGACGACTACCGGGCGCTGGAGGCGTCTTATCCGGGCATACGTTTCGCTTACGACGGCATGCGTATTGAGCTGTAA
- a CDS encoding branched-chain amino acid transporter permease, which produces MNGMEQALTVGVIAAATILTRFLPVWLFPEGRRRPAWLSGLSQSLPYAVIGLLVVYCLRSVNVTAYPFGLPEGIAIAAIVLLHVLKRNTLLSIGGGTLLYMLLVQAVFR; this is translated from the coding sequence ATGAACGGAATGGAACAGGCGCTGACTGTGGGCGTGATCGCGGCGGCGACGATTCTGACGCGCTTTCTGCCCGTCTGGCTATTCCCGGAGGGGCGCAGGCGGCCCGCGTGGCTGAGCGGACTCAGCCAATCGCTGCCCTACGCGGTGATCGGATTGCTGGTGGTCTATTGCCTGCGGAGCGTCAATGTAACAGCCTATCCTTTTGGCCTGCCGGAAGGCATCGCCATCGCGGCGATCGTGCTGCTGCACGTCCTCAAGCGGAACACGCTGCTGAGCATCGGCGGCGGGACGCTGCTGTACATGCTGCTGGTTCAGGCGGTCTTCCGCTGA
- a CDS encoding AzlC family ABC transporter permease: MRHESEWKAAARAAFPHTIPVLTGFAFLGIAYGILMRAQGHGLLLTAAMSLIVYAGSMQYLAVSLFAVGFDPIGTFLLTLMVNARHLFYGVSMLDRLQGTGKWRNVIVFMLSDETFSLLCSAEPPEGVDRTCFMVSIAVMDYFYWFFASVTGSLLGAVLTLNTAGIDFVLTALFVVIFLNQWREKAGRGAAVAGVLCSLACLVLVGAERFMLPAMGAILTVLLVVQARQKGLQANGKEAE, encoded by the coding sequence ATGAGACACGAAAGCGAATGGAAGGCTGCGGCGCGCGCCGCATTTCCGCATACGATTCCTGTGCTGACCGGCTTTGCCTTTCTGGGCATCGCCTACGGCATCCTCATGCGCGCACAAGGTCACGGGCTGCTGCTGACGGCGGCGATGAGCCTGATCGTCTATGCGGGCTCCATGCAATATCTGGCGGTATCGCTGTTTGCGGTGGGCTTTGATCCCATCGGGACGTTCCTGCTGACGCTGATGGTGAATGCCCGTCACCTGTTCTATGGCGTGTCGATGCTGGACAGGCTGCAGGGCACTGGCAAGTGGCGAAACGTCATCGTCTTCATGCTCAGCGACGAGACCTTTTCGCTGCTGTGCAGCGCGGAGCCGCCGGAGGGCGTGGACAGGACGTGCTTCATGGTCTCCATCGCGGTGATGGATTACTTCTACTGGTTTTTTGCCAGCGTGACGGGCAGTCTGCTCGGCGCGGTGCTCACACTGAACACCGCGGGCATCGACTTCGTGCTGACGGCGCTGTTCGTCGTCATCTTCCTGAACCAGTGGCGCGAGAAAGCCGGACGAGGCGCGGCGGTTGCGGGCGTCCTCTGCTCGCTCGCCTGCCTCGTGCTTGTGGGGGCGGAGCGCTTCATGCTGCCCGCGATGGGCGCGATTCTCACGGTGCTGCTGGTCGTGCAGGCTCGGCAGAAGGGGCTACAGGCGAATGGGAAGGAGGCGGAATGA
- the thpR gene encoding RNA 2',3'-cyclic phosphodiesterase, producing MRIFVGIELTERQRAAAECMARCARKSMPGKYVEPRNYHVTIAYIGETDEAVRDRAMRALEAAARASAGAAPWCALSAAGFFRRADKAILYCGVREEPGLLKTAQCVREALREDGVPFDPTPFVPHITLGRNVRIDEWTLAGLIPEACETEIAALTLFESVRVDGVLRYTPLYRAPVERKRV from the coding sequence ATGAGGATATTTGTTGGAATCGAACTGACGGAGCGTCAGCGAGCGGCGGCGGAATGCATGGCTCGATGCGCACGAAAGAGCATGCCGGGAAAATACGTGGAGCCACGGAATTACCACGTGACGATCGCCTACATCGGGGAGACGGATGAAGCGGTGCGCGATCGGGCTATGCGGGCGCTGGAGGCGGCCGCGCGGGCGTCCGCCGGGGCTGCCCCGTGGTGCGCGCTTTCGGCAGCGGGCTTCTTCCGGCGGGCAGACAAGGCCATCCTGTACTGCGGCGTGCGGGAGGAGCCGGGGCTGCTGAAAACGGCGCAGTGCGTGCGTGAAGCGCTGCGCGAAGACGGCGTTCCTTTTGATCCCACTCCTTTTGTGCCGCACATCACGCTGGGGCGAAACGTGCGGATTGATGAGTGGACGCTGGCAGGACTGATCCCCGAGGCCTGCGAGACGGAAATCGCAGCGCTGACGCTTTTTGAGAGCGTGCGGGTAGACGGTGTGCTGCGCTATACACCCTTGTACCGCGCGCCGGTAGAAAGGAAGAGAGTATGA
- the gluQRS gene encoding tRNA glutamyl-Q(34) synthetase GluQRS produces MRSTTVGRFAPSPSGRMHLGNVMSALLAWLGAKSGGGRMVLRIEDLDPERSRPEYAAQIEEDLRFLGLDWDEGEGVGGAHGPYLQSRRTRIYEAALDQLSRQGLLYPCYCTRAELHAVTQAPHAGEGRFVYSGRCREIGEVERARLSADRKPAIRLRVPEEEIRFVDGLCGSCAQNLRTECGDFIVRRSDGAFAYQLAVVVDDILMGVTQVVRGRDLLDSTPRQLYIYRLLGAEPPVFYHVPLLLAPDGRRLSKRERDLDMGALRARYSAEEILGKLAWLTGLRDTPGPTDARELAATFSWERVKRENLYLPEALFEA; encoded by the coding sequence ATGCGCAGCACGACCGTGGGGCGTTTTGCGCCCAGCCCGAGCGGGCGGATGCACCTTGGCAACGTGATGAGCGCGCTGCTGGCCTGGCTTGGCGCGAAATCCGGCGGGGGGCGGATGGTGCTGCGCATCGAGGACCTCGATCCGGAGCGAAGCCGGCCCGAATATGCGGCGCAAATCGAGGAGGACCTGCGTTTCCTGGGCCTCGATTGGGACGAGGGAGAGGGCGTAGGCGGCGCGCACGGCCCTTACCTGCAAAGCCGGCGCACGCGAATTTATGAGGCGGCCTTGGACCAGCTTTCGCGGCAGGGACTTCTGTATCCCTGCTATTGCACGCGCGCGGAGCTGCACGCGGTAACACAGGCGCCGCATGCGGGCGAAGGGCGGTTCGTCTACAGCGGACGCTGCCGGGAAATCGGAGAAGTGGAGCGCGCACGGCTTTCCGCCGACCGAAAGCCTGCGATTCGCCTGCGTGTGCCCGAGGAGGAGATTCGATTTGTGGACGGCCTTTGCGGTTCCTGCGCGCAGAATCTGAGGACGGAGTGCGGCGACTTTATCGTGCGCCGCTCAGACGGAGCGTTTGCCTATCAGCTCGCCGTCGTCGTGGACGACATACTGATGGGCGTCACGCAGGTGGTGCGTGGGCGTGATCTGCTTGATTCGACGCCGCGCCAGCTTTACATCTACCGTCTGCTGGGCGCGGAGCCGCCGGTGTTTTATCACGTGCCCCTGCTGCTCGCGCCGGACGGGCGGCGGCTCTCCAAGCGCGAGCGCGATTTGGACATGGGGGCGCTGCGCGCGCGGTACAGCGCGGAGGAAATTCTGGGTAAGCTGGCTTGGCTGACGGGCCTGCGGGACACGCCGGGGCCTACCGATGCGCGCGAGCTTGCGGCAACATTTTCCTGGGAACGGGTAAAGCGGGAAAACCTGTACCTGCCGGAAGCGCTTTTTGAAGCTTGA
- a CDS encoding C1 family peptidase, whose translation MNHTPITEDLLEKWTAGFRGCPQRQLATLALAKSDISDVAFVSKGAFAMRQKFSLEIPTMEVTNQQASGRCWLFAAANVLRERIAGEKNLESFELSQSYLAFWDKFERSNYFLESILETAGLPTDDRVVAHILNTGVHDGGQWDMFVNIVEKYGIVPKDVYDETYQSCHTNGMNHILNRNLKVCAVKLRGMIADGMREADIQSKKEEMLARIYSFLCSCYGEPPQTFDFEYVDKDKVYHVERGYTPQRFYETYAGDMLKKTVSIINAPTADKPYHKTFTVRLLGNVVGGKEVRHLNLPMDEFKDAIIRQLKDGKVVWFGSDVGKYGERQMGLWDDSSFDHELLTGLDLKLSKEESLDYWFSAMNHAMVITGVQIEDEKPVRWKIENSWGDKNGAKGYYVCSDSWFDQYVYQAAVEKEYLGALASLAEQEPIVLDPWDPMGTLAD comes from the coding sequence ATGAATCACACGCCCATTACGGAAGATCTACTGGAGAAATGGACAGCGGGCTTCCGCGGCTGCCCGCAGCGTCAGCTCGCCACCCTCGCCCTCGCCAAGTCCGACATAAGCGACGTGGCGTTCGTCTCGAAGGGCGCGTTCGCGATGCGCCAAAAGTTCTCCCTGGAAATCCCCACGATGGAGGTCACCAATCAGCAGGCCAGCGGCCGCTGCTGGCTCTTCGCCGCGGCCAACGTGCTGCGCGAGCGCATCGCCGGCGAAAAAAACTTGGAGTCCTTTGAGTTGTCGCAGAGCTACCTCGCATTTTGGGATAAGTTTGAACGGTCCAACTACTTTCTGGAGAGCATTCTGGAAACGGCTGGCTTGCCGACGGACGACCGCGTGGTAGCGCACATCCTGAACACGGGCGTGCACGACGGCGGGCAATGGGATATGTTCGTCAACATCGTGGAAAAGTACGGCATCGTACCCAAGGACGTGTACGACGAAACCTATCAGTCCTGCCACACGAACGGCATGAACCACATTCTCAACCGCAATCTGAAGGTCTGTGCCGTCAAACTGCGCGGCATGATTGCCGATGGGATGCGTGAAGCGGACATTCAGTCCAAAAAAGAAGAAATGCTTGCCCGCATTTACAGCTTCCTCTGCAGCTGCTACGGTGAACCGCCCCAGACGTTCGACTTTGAATACGTGGACAAGGACAAGGTCTATCACGTCGAGCGCGGCTACACCCCCCAGCGCTTTTACGAAACGTACGCCGGTGATATGCTGAAAAAAACCGTCAGCATCATCAACGCCCCCACAGCGGACAAGCCCTATCATAAGACGTTTACGGTTCGCCTGCTGGGCAACGTGGTCGGCGGCAAGGAGGTTCGTCACCTGAATCTCCCTATGGACGAATTCAAGGATGCGATCATCCGACAGCTCAAAGACGGAAAGGTCGTGTGGTTCGGCAGCGACGTAGGCAAGTACGGCGAGCGCCAGATGGGGTTGTGGGACGACTCCTCGTTCGACCACGAGCTGCTGACGGGGCTCGACCTGAAGCTCAGCAAGGAAGAAAGTCTTGATTACTGGTTTTCCGCGATGAACCACGCCATGGTCATCACCGGCGTCCAAATCGAAGACGAAAAACCAGTTCGCTGGAAAATCGAAAACAGTTGGGGAGACAAAAATGGCGCCAAAGGTTATTACGTATGCTCGGATTCTTGGTTCGACCAATACGTTTATCAGGCTGCCGTCGAAAAGGAATATCTGGGCGCGCTCGCTTCCCTTGCGGAGCAGGAGCCTATCGTCCTCGATCCCTGGGATCCCATGGGCACATTGGCGGATTGA
- a CDS encoding metallophosphoesterase codes for MRIGVMSDSHGDRMSLDHLLDAMGKMDALCFLGDIASDGAYLQERLSARGANTAFYAVRGNNDLASPLPDELMLTLAGKRILLVHGHMQRVKSGLLNLTYAAKERKADVALFGHTHMRCCQYELGVLLLNPGAAGMGFFGGERPTAAVLEIAGDGSMRVSQIRV; via the coding sequence GTGCGCATCGGCGTTATGAGTGACAGCCACGGCGACCGTATGTCGCTCGATCATCTGCTGGACGCTATGGGAAAAATGGACGCGCTCTGTTTTCTGGGCGACATCGCGTCGGATGGCGCGTACTTGCAGGAACGGCTCAGCGCGCGCGGCGCGAACACGGCGTTTTACGCGGTGCGGGGCAACAACGACCTCGCCTCCCCGCTGCCGGACGAGCTGATGCTGACGCTCGCGGGCAAGCGCATCCTCCTGGTACACGGGCACATGCAGCGCGTAAAGAGCGGGCTGCTCAACCTGACCTACGCGGCCAAGGAACGAAAAGCGGACGTCGCGCTGTTTGGGCATACGCACATGCGCTGCTGCCAGTATGAGCTGGGCGTGCTGCTCCTAAATCCCGGCGCGGCAGGGATGGGCTTTTTCGGCGGCGAGCGTCCGACGGCAGCGGTATTGGAAATCGCCGGGGACGGCAGCATGCGCGTCTCTCAGATCCGCGTTTAG